In a genomic window of Pseudomonas mohnii:
- a CDS encoding epoxide hydrolase family protein: protein MKAFEVQWTDADIARVMRKVEDCRLPPAPAGSGWTLGCDSEFLHRLQRHWLESFDWQACQDRLNRYPQFIAEIDGLEVHFVHVKGEAEGRRPLLLTHGWPGSHLEFWDVIEPLAFPSRHGGSADQAFDLIIPSLPGFGFSGKPPGVFSQRQTAILWNKLMTEVLGYPRYWAQGGDWGSIVTSWLGLDHGQHVEAIHLNMLGFRSLTPPRDDAELNWQRQAEAAQRAYSGYAAVQMSKPQSIAWAAADNPMGQAAWILERFHDWADLRQRSFEQVFDLDTLLSNIVLYVMTGSFTSALWYYPGVVKDGFTLLPAGVRCETPTTFAEYSGDALTPVAPRSRIELVYNLADMTSLPEGGHFAAMEVPKHFVEDIRRWGASVVARR, encoded by the coding sequence ATGAAAGCCTTCGAAGTGCAATGGACTGATGCCGACATCGCGCGGGTGATGCGCAAGGTCGAGGATTGTCGGTTACCCCCGGCGCCTGCCGGTAGCGGCTGGACGCTGGGCTGTGACAGTGAGTTTTTGCATCGACTGCAACGCCACTGGCTTGAGTCGTTCGATTGGCAGGCCTGCCAGGACCGGCTCAATCGTTACCCGCAATTCATCGCCGAGATCGATGGCCTGGAGGTGCATTTCGTCCACGTCAAAGGTGAAGCCGAAGGGCGTCGGCCATTGCTGTTGACCCATGGCTGGCCGGGCTCGCATCTGGAGTTTTGGGACGTCATCGAACCGCTGGCATTTCCGTCACGCCATGGCGGCAGTGCCGATCAGGCCTTCGATCTGATCATCCCAAGCTTGCCGGGCTTCGGTTTCAGCGGCAAACCACCTGGCGTCTTCAGCCAGCGTCAGACAGCGATCCTGTGGAACAAATTGATGACTGAGGTGCTGGGCTACCCGCGCTATTGGGCTCAGGGCGGCGATTGGGGTTCCATCGTCACGTCCTGGCTTGGCCTGGACCATGGCCAGCATGTCGAAGCGATTCATTTGAACATGCTGGGCTTTCGCTCGCTCACCCCGCCGCGAGACGACGCTGAACTCAACTGGCAGCGCCAGGCCGAAGCCGCCCAGCGGGCTTACAGCGGATATGCGGCGGTGCAGATGAGCAAGCCACAGTCGATTGCCTGGGCTGCAGCGGATAACCCAATGGGCCAGGCAGCATGGATTCTGGAGCGCTTTCATGACTGGGCGGATTTGCGTCAGCGCAGCTTCGAACAGGTCTTCGACCTGGATACCCTGCTGAGCAACATCGTGCTGTATGTGATGACCGGCAGCTTCACCAGTGCGCTCTGGTATTACCCCGGCGTGGTCAAGGATGGTTTTACGCTATTGCCTGCCGGTGTTCGTTGTGAAACCCCGACGACGTTCGCCGAGTACTCGGGTGACGCGCTGACGCCTGTGGCGCCACGCAGCCGGATCGAGTTGGTCTACAACCTGGCTGACATGACGTCATTGCCTGAAGGCGGGCATTTTGCGGCGATGGAGGTGCCAAAGCATTTCGTCGAAGATATCCGCCGCTGGGGCGCATCCGTGGTGGCCCGCCGTTAG
- a CDS encoding metal-dependent hydrolase: MKVRLPNFDFSSIRPHWAPVHEFAQSYNAFSTVPAHIEPFLVKVMMRVKDALGESHPKLRESIEIFNKQEVQHCKQHVAFNKMLYKSGYEGMQALEKPYKEDYQRFLDTKSLRFNVAYCEGFEAMGSSAGQVFFEELDEYLEGADQEAVDLWKWHLAEEFEHREVCFQAYKALYGNGLFAWLYRVWAFGYAVKHIGSHTARVAAYLTDKDREGMTEEQRLASIERQKLLKAKIAKASKKRLVKVLSPFYNPAKMIPSPGMAELLARFS; encoded by the coding sequence ATGAAAGTCCGTCTACCCAACTTCGATTTTTCCAGTATTCGACCCCATTGGGCACCGGTCCATGAGTTTGCCCAGAGCTACAACGCGTTTTCCACGGTACCTGCGCATATCGAGCCGTTTCTGGTCAAAGTCATGATGCGCGTCAAGGATGCCCTTGGCGAAAGCCATCCAAAACTGCGCGAGAGCATCGAGATTTTCAACAAGCAGGAAGTGCAGCACTGCAAGCAGCACGTGGCTTTCAACAAGATGCTGTACAAGTCTGGTTATGAAGGCATGCAAGCCCTGGAGAAACCTTACAAGGAGGATTACCAGCGTTTCCTCGACACAAAATCGCTGCGCTTCAATGTCGCCTATTGCGAAGGTTTCGAGGCCATGGGTTCGTCGGCCGGACAGGTCTTTTTCGAGGAACTTGACGAGTACCTTGAAGGCGCCGACCAAGAGGCGGTGGATTTGTGGAAGTGGCACCTGGCAGAAGAGTTCGAACACCGGGAAGTGTGCTTCCAGGCCTATAAGGCGCTGTATGGCAATGGTCTGTTCGCCTGGCTGTATCGGGTCTGGGCCTTCGGCTATGCGGTTAAGCACATCGGTTCGCACACCGCTCGGGTGGCGGCTTACTTGACTGACAAAGATCGCGAAGGCATGACCGAGGAACAACGCCTGGCATCGATCGAGCGCCAGAAGCTGCTGAAGGCAAAAATTGCCAAGGCCAGCAAGAAGCGCTTGGTCAAGGTGCTGTCGCCGTTTTACAACCCGGCAAAAATGATTCCATCGCCGGGCATGGCTGAATTGCTCGCGCGTTTTTCCTGA
- a CDS encoding glycerol dehydrogenase, translated as MRIFAATSRYVQGDAALDELGRHCKVLGRSALVITDADMARLLGDRVLASFKAADVACALEVFPGEITHAAITALAQDSLRFGADMVVGLGGGKALDTAKGVALKLGLRSISVPTIASNDGPASAAIAVYDDEHIMQDILHLPRNPDLVLVDTGVIANAPARFLRAGIGDAISKKFEAQACASAGALTLLGTPASLTGLMAADACYSIIRKHAAAALRAVEAKQVNNDLEALVEATVLLSTISFENGGLSVSHAIARGFSYLQRAKGTLHGDHVAYGLLVQLVLENRPLAFIEELIGFYHEIGLPTLLQDFGLLQPSNKEIRELAEKSMVSPSAARFSPPVDANQLEAAIKRVEQLGG; from the coding sequence ATGCGGATATTTGCGGCAACCTCGCGCTATGTTCAGGGCGATGCGGCACTCGATGAATTGGGCCGCCATTGCAAAGTGCTGGGCAGAAGTGCCCTGGTGATCACCGACGCCGACATGGCCCGGTTGCTGGGTGACCGCGTGCTGGCGAGCTTCAAGGCAGCCGACGTTGCCTGTGCACTGGAAGTCTTTCCGGGGGAAATCACCCATGCCGCCATTACCGCTCTGGCTCAGGACAGTTTGCGGTTCGGTGCCGACATGGTGGTGGGTCTGGGTGGCGGCAAGGCTCTGGACACCGCCAAGGGTGTCGCCTTGAAGCTGGGTTTGCGCAGCATCAGTGTGCCGACCATCGCTTCGAACGATGGCCCTGCCAGTGCCGCCATTGCCGTGTACGACGATGAACACATCATGCAGGACATCCTCCATTTGCCACGCAACCCGGACCTGGTGCTGGTCGATACTGGCGTCATTGCCAATGCCCCGGCACGTTTTCTGCGCGCCGGAATTGGCGATGCCATTTCAAAGAAATTCGAAGCCCAGGCTTGCGCCTCCGCCGGTGCCCTTACCCTGCTGGGCACCCCTGCATCGCTGACTGGCCTGATGGCCGCCGATGCCTGCTACAGCATCATTCGCAAGCACGCCGCCGCGGCGTTGCGCGCCGTCGAAGCCAAGCAGGTCAACAATGACCTGGAGGCACTGGTCGAAGCCACGGTACTGCTCAGCACGATCAGTTTCGAGAACGGTGGCTTGTCGGTTTCCCACGCGATTGCTCGCGGCTTCTCTTACTTGCAGCGAGCCAAGGGCACACTGCATGGCGATCACGTTGCCTACGGCTTGCTCGTTCAATTGGTGCTGGAAAATCGCCCACTGGCATTCATAGAAGAGCTGATCGGTTTCTATCATGAGATCGGACTGCCGACGCTGTTGCAGGACTTTGGCCTGCTGCAGCCGAGCAATAAAGAGATTCGCGAGCTGGCCGAGAAATCCATGGTCAGCCCAAGTGCCGCGCGATTCTCCCCCCCAGTCGATGCCAATCAACTGGAGGCGGCTATCAAGCGCGTAGAACAACTGGGCGGATAA
- a CDS encoding enoyl-CoA hydratase/isomerase family protein — protein MNFADYKTIAFERRGRVLNVTFNQPEKLNSFAGVSHTELSWLFYDLVEDTESDIIVVSGAGRAFSAGGDIEYMQWLHDNPTEFYRCVREAKRIVNGMLECDKPIIAKVNGDAIGLGATVAVFCDVVFAAETARFGDPHNNVGLISGDGGQIMWPYLMGYARAKHYLFTGEKFTAKQGVEFGMVNAAMPAAELDAYVDAYADKLAAMPVQSLRWSKSTINVPLRQMAASMMDVGMAYENVSSASKDHVEAIAAFREKRTPKFNQR, from the coding sequence ATGAATTTCGCTGACTATAAGACGATTGCTTTCGAACGTCGTGGCCGTGTTCTGAACGTGACTTTCAACCAACCAGAGAAGCTCAACAGCTTCGCCGGCGTGTCGCACACCGAGCTGTCCTGGTTGTTCTACGACCTGGTTGAAGATACTGAAAGCGACATCATTGTTGTCTCCGGCGCGGGCCGCGCCTTCAGTGCCGGCGGCGATATCGAGTACATGCAATGGCTGCATGACAATCCGACCGAGTTCTATCGTTGCGTTCGCGAAGCCAAGCGCATCGTCAACGGCATGCTGGAGTGCGACAAGCCGATCATCGCCAAGGTCAACGGCGATGCGATTGGCCTGGGCGCTACCGTTGCAGTGTTCTGCGATGTGGTCTTCGCCGCCGAGACCGCACGCTTTGGCGATCCGCACAACAACGTCGGTCTGATCAGCGGCGACGGTGGGCAGATCATGTGGCCGTACCTGATGGGCTATGCCCGCGCCAAGCACTACCTGTTCACGGGTGAGAAGTTCACCGCTAAACAGGGCGTCGAGTTTGGTATGGTCAACGCCGCCATGCCAGCTGCCGAATTGGATGCCTACGTCGACGCCTACGCCGATAAACTCGCCGCCATGCCGGTACAGTCTCTGCGCTGGAGCAAATCGACCATCAACGTACCGCTGCGCCAGATGGCGGCGAGCATGATGGACGTGGGTATGGCTTACGAAAACGTGTCCTCGGCGAGCAAGGATCATGTCGAGGCCATTGCGGCCTTCCGTGAGAAGCGCACACCTAAATTCAATCAGCGTTGA
- a CDS encoding alpha/beta fold hydrolase, with translation MLSASFAQAALGRRAQEVPSWFSRAIAQAGQSHRVNVEGIELHYLSWSPLNADKPVLLFVHGLRAHAHWWDCIAPFFAEHYRVVALDLSGMGDSGHRSDYPFQIAAADIVGFIEQAGLGPVIAVGHSYGGARVMRACADRPDLFQRLIILDALVVYPEDIPPFDPVKPAPRRFYPDQATALGRYRLLPEQPVALPYIVDHIARHSLVEHEQGLCWKFDPMMPSGVAQEELAASLLPRVNRPVDFVYGEHSAIVSRAMAERIVADLPDGRGPFAIPGAHHHMMIDQPLALIALLRGLLANGANYE, from the coding sequence ATGCTGAGCGCCTCTTTCGCCCAGGCTGCCTTAGGTCGCCGCGCCCAGGAGGTGCCCAGCTGGTTTAGCCGGGCTATCGCCCAGGCGGGACAATCACATCGCGTCAACGTCGAGGGTATCGAGCTTCATTACCTGAGCTGGTCGCCACTCAATGCTGACAAGCCGGTGTTGCTGTTTGTGCATGGTTTGCGTGCGCATGCCCATTGGTGGGACTGCATAGCGCCGTTTTTCGCCGAACACTACCGGGTTGTCGCCCTCGATCTGTCCGGGATGGGTGACAGCGGTCATCGTTCGGATTACCCGTTTCAGATCGCGGCGGCCGATATCGTTGGCTTTATTGAACAGGCTGGCCTGGGGCCGGTCATTGCCGTAGGTCACAGCTACGGGGGAGCGCGGGTGATGCGTGCCTGTGCCGATCGCCCTGATCTTTTTCAACGGCTGATCATTCTCGATGCTCTGGTGGTTTATCCCGAGGACATTCCGCCGTTCGATCCAGTCAAACCCGCACCACGACGTTTTTACCCGGACCAGGCGACGGCGCTGGGGCGTTATCGCCTGTTGCCGGAACAGCCTGTTGCCTTGCCGTACATCGTCGATCACATTGCCCGGCATTCATTGGTCGAGCATGAACAAGGCCTGTGCTGGAAGTTCGACCCGATGATGCCCTCCGGGGTCGCGCAGGAGGAGTTGGCAGCGAGCTTGCTGCCCAGGGTCAACCGACCGGTGGATTTCGTCTATGGCGAGCACAGCGCAATCGTGTCCAGGGCCATGGCCGAGCGCATCGTGGCGGACCTTCCCGATGGGCGCGGTCCGTTCGCAATACCCGGTGCCCACCATCACATGATGATCGACCAGCCTCTCGCGCTGATCGCGCTATTGCGCGGCCTTCTTGCCAATGGAGCCAACTATGAATGA
- a CDS encoding enoyl-CoA hydratase/isomerase family protein, translated as MNDLVLLERHGAVAVVTLNNAKTRNALSRDLLTVLADCLEALNDDVECRAIVINGANGHFCSGGDVSGMSAERPLPVGRGRMVLGHRVVKAMVSGNKPVIAAVQGYAAGAGFSLAAAADYVVAAPSAKFVSSFAKVGLVPDLGLLWSLPQRIGVAQARRLFYSAAVVEAEEGLKLGIIDTLVSEDDDLLPTAVSLAQSFTAHAPLSVALVRSALSRGMGTLDEALGYEMDNQAALYLTQDHREAVDAFMSKRPPNFRGV; from the coding sequence ATGAATGACCTGGTTTTGCTGGAACGCCACGGTGCCGTGGCGGTTGTGACGTTGAACAATGCCAAGACTCGAAACGCCTTGTCCCGTGACTTGCTCACCGTTCTCGCCGATTGCCTTGAGGCACTGAACGATGACGTGGAGTGCCGGGCCATTGTGATCAACGGCGCCAATGGGCATTTTTGTTCCGGTGGCGATGTTTCCGGCATGTCGGCCGAGCGTCCGCTACCCGTCGGTCGTGGACGGATGGTGCTCGGGCATCGGGTGGTCAAGGCGATGGTTTCTGGCAACAAACCGGTGATCGCCGCGGTGCAAGGTTATGCCGCGGGCGCCGGGTTTTCATTGGCAGCTGCTGCCGACTATGTCGTGGCAGCACCAAGCGCCAAGTTCGTTTCATCCTTTGCCAAGGTAGGGTTGGTTCCGGACCTTGGATTGCTCTGGAGTCTTCCACAGCGCATTGGTGTGGCGCAGGCGCGACGGTTGTTCTATAGCGCAGCGGTGGTCGAAGCCGAGGAAGGATTGAAGCTAGGGATAATCGATACTCTGGTGTCCGAAGACGACGATTTGTTGCCTACGGCAGTCAGCCTGGCGCAAAGCTTTACTGCTCACGCGCCGCTTTCTGTGGCGCTGGTACGCTCTGCATTGTCTCGTGGCATGGGCACTCTTGATGAGGCGCTGGGCTACGAGATGGATAACCAGGCGGCGTTGTACCTGACCCAGGACCATCGCGAAGCAGTCGATGCGTTCATGAGCAAGCGCCCACCCAATTTCAGAGGGGTTTGA
- a CDS encoding acyl-CoA thioesterase, which translates to MPRLQLELPEESFCFSTTFRVRMSEINAGNHLGNDRLISLISDARTLFLCHYGMPPEDVANSRHGTLITDLATIYKAPAYFNDQLLIEVGVTDLNTYGGDFIYRITRKHDARVIALAKNGFVFFDFVASKVVEVPTEFKERFSTHLQH; encoded by the coding sequence ATGCCGCGCTTGCAGCTTGAGCTTCCGGAAGAATCTTTCTGCTTTAGCACAACGTTCAGGGTGCGCATGAGCGAAATCAATGCTGGAAATCACCTGGGCAACGACAGGCTGATTTCCTTGATTTCGGATGCGCGTACGCTGTTTCTGTGCCACTACGGCATGCCACCCGAGGATGTCGCTAACAGTCGCCACGGTACGCTGATCACCGATCTGGCAACCATTTATAAGGCGCCCGCATATTTCAATGATCAATTGCTTATAGAAGTGGGGGTGACGGACCTGAACACCTATGGAGGGGATTTTATTTATCGCATTACACGCAAGCACGACGCGCGCGTGATTGCACTGGCAAAGAATGGCTTCGTTTTCTTCGATTTTGTCGCTTCGAAAGTCGTGGAAGTACCTACTGAGTTCAAGGAGCGCTTCAGTACTCACTTACAACATTGA
- a CDS encoding acyl-CoA dehydrogenase, producing the protein MNLNVSEEQQMLLNSVTRLFSVESSPARVRAAEARGFDADLWRQLVDFGITTMRIPASAGGSNMGLLEAVLVAEEAGRHLVSVPLAESLPAARLLAQLDSPAATALLDQAKQGELITLAPQPYGAGRSIALPGANAAIAVLVRRGDAILALTGLAAKPPSANLGADNLQILAADDHTVESHIIASGAESCRAFEQAVEEWKLLKAAMLMGLAHQALKLAAAYSCERQQFGRAIGGFQGIAHPLADALTEIEGGQLLVRHAVWSIARQQPDAAALVSMAWWWSTQSAGRAVARALHTFGGYGVSLEYDVQLYYRRAKAWGMLNGDPQLELDRVAARLWSDGHTVALPEVGEVNLEFGHGPQAALFAEEVRAFFRTHLTEELKAYAHHSVDGYHAGFNRMLADAGLLFPHWPAEFGGRGKNAFDMAALQEVFEAHNWQRITTPITNQVAQIVMRFASDEVKAEALPRFASGEALACLGFSEPSCGSDVFAAKTRATRTLDGNWVINGQKMFTTAANLADYVFLLVRTNSDVPKHAGLTLFLVPMDLPGIEVHPVHTLQDERTNITYLSEVVVADRYRIGEIDGGTAVMAATLELEHGGDQYRISFENMYKHALQWAQSTRRDGHPMLANADVQRRLARVAVHTTIARDLCYRTIWGVQEQVPGRAAFGPMSKLFSTEQYQRDALDLMDLCAPDTLLQSNTGLGHVELGYRQSIGMTIYGGTSEIHRSLIAEQALGMPRSRT; encoded by the coding sequence ATGAACTTGAACGTATCCGAAGAGCAGCAAATGTTGCTCAACTCCGTCACCCGCCTTTTCAGCGTTGAGTCCAGCCCTGCACGCGTGCGCGCTGCAGAAGCCCGCGGGTTCGACGCTGACCTGTGGCGGCAACTGGTGGATTTCGGTATCACCACCATGCGCATTCCGGCGTCCGCCGGCGGTTCCAACATGGGACTGTTGGAGGCCGTGCTGGTTGCCGAGGAAGCCGGACGCCATCTGGTCTCGGTGCCTCTGGCCGAATCGCTGCCGGCAGCGCGCCTGCTGGCACAGCTCGACAGCCCGGCCGCAACAGCGCTGCTCGATCAGGCCAAACAGGGAGAGCTAATCACGCTCGCCCCGCAGCCCTACGGCGCGGGGCGATCCATTGCTCTGCCGGGAGCCAATGCCGCGATTGCCGTGCTTGTTCGTCGGGGCGATGCCATTCTGGCGCTGACGGGTCTGGCGGCAAAACCGCCAAGCGCCAATCTTGGCGCCGATAACCTGCAGATACTGGCCGCCGATGACCACACGGTCGAGAGCCACATAATCGCCAGCGGTGCCGAGTCCTGCCGCGCTTTCGAGCAAGCCGTGGAAGAATGGAAACTGCTCAAGGCAGCCATGCTGATGGGCCTTGCCCATCAGGCATTGAAGTTGGCCGCTGCTTATTCATGCGAACGCCAGCAGTTCGGTCGGGCTATCGGCGGCTTTCAGGGTATCGCCCATCCACTGGCCGATGCCCTGACCGAAATCGAGGGCGGCCAACTGCTGGTACGACATGCGGTCTGGAGCATCGCGCGGCAGCAACCCGACGCGGCTGCATTGGTCTCGATGGCCTGGTGGTGGTCAACGCAATCTGCCGGGCGTGCAGTGGCCCGTGCGCTGCATACTTTCGGTGGCTACGGCGTTTCGCTCGAATACGACGTGCAATTGTATTACCGCCGGGCGAAAGCCTGGGGGATGCTCAATGGCGACCCGCAGCTTGAGCTGGACAGGGTTGCCGCACGCTTGTGGAGTGACGGTCACACCGTCGCCCTGCCAGAGGTCGGTGAGGTCAATCTGGAATTCGGCCACGGGCCGCAGGCTGCCCTGTTCGCCGAAGAGGTTCGAGCGTTTTTCCGCACACATCTGACCGAAGAATTGAAAGCTTACGCCCATCATTCGGTCGATGGCTACCATGCCGGCTTTAACCGCATGCTGGCCGATGCAGGCCTGCTGTTTCCTCATTGGCCTGCCGAATTCGGTGGCCGAGGCAAAAACGCTTTTGACATGGCCGCCTTGCAGGAAGTGTTCGAAGCGCACAACTGGCAGCGCATCACCACCCCGATCACCAACCAGGTAGCGCAGATCGTCATGCGCTTCGCCAGCGACGAAGTCAAAGCAGAAGCCCTGCCCCGCTTTGCCAGTGGCGAAGCGTTGGCTTGCCTGGGCTTCAGCGAGCCGTCGTGCGGCTCCGACGTTTTTGCCGCGAAGACACGTGCCACGCGCACCCTTGACGGCAACTGGGTCATCAACGGGCAGAAGATGTTCACTACCGCCGCCAACCTTGCGGACTATGTCTTCCTGTTGGTACGAACCAACTCCGATGTGCCCAAGCACGCAGGCCTGACGCTGTTCCTGGTGCCAATGGACTTGCCGGGCATCGAAGTCCATCCGGTGCATACCCTGCAGGATGAGCGCACCAACATCACCTACTTGAGCGAAGTTGTCGTCGCCGATCGCTATCGGATCGGTGAAATTGACGGTGGCACCGCTGTCATGGCCGCGACCCTGGAGCTGGAGCACGGCGGTGATCAGTACCGCATCAGTTTCGAAAACATGTACAAGCATGCACTGCAATGGGCGCAATCCACTCGGCGCGATGGCCACCCCATGTTGGCAAATGCCGATGTACAACGGCGACTGGCACGTGTGGCGGTACACACGACCATTGCCCGCGACCTGTGCTACCGGACCATTTGGGGCGTACAGGAGCAAGTGCCTGGCCGCGCCGCCTTCGGGCCGATGTCGAAACTGTTCTCCACTGAACAGTACCAGCGTGATGCGCTCGACTTGATGGACCTCTGCGCACCCGACACCTTGCTGCAATCAAACACCGGGCTGGGGCATGTAGAGCTGGGCTATCGGCAGTCGATCGGCATGACTATCTACGGCGGTACCAGCGAGATCCATCGCAGCCTGATTGCCGAACAGGCACTCGGCATGCCGCGCTCCAGGACCTGA
- a CDS encoding class I adenylate-forming enzyme family protein, translating into MRDYLPLSFADDLEQRARFYRNDPAYILGEKSISHGELLSSAKLIGSALHNAGLRHQDRVGILSMNSIEFGEIMAATQWAGYILAPVNFRLAPAEIASIVLDGSPRLFFFEAQYLPIMEQLRHEMPSVETFVCINGESDWAIDYEDFIATGDPLGPPIRATEEDICCLIYTSGTTGKPKGVIWGHREYRQLVQVDTWLIDMQQPDVTLIVMPMFHLGGMVISLSQHVRGGAAYLQRQFEPLDVLKAIEKERLSILLLAPTMVQMVLEHPYVTQADLSSVRTIIYSAAPMPVPVLKKAIDVFNGCNFVNLFGQSEICMFSLSSAQHRPDGTEQERKRLGSVGKPYPNLLAKVVDEDGNECPPNQPGEILAKSSAMFRGYWNNNAATLQTLRDGWCHTGDMGRFDEDGFLYLVDRKKDMIITGGENVYSREVEEALLQHAVVSECAVIGIPDAKWGESVCAVITFKQGESTSEDALIEHTRSLIASYKKPKKIIVVDALPKLVTGKVNKIELRKLYAQPN; encoded by the coding sequence ATGCGTGATTATCTGCCACTGTCTTTCGCCGATGACCTGGAACAACGCGCTCGCTTTTATCGCAATGACCCGGCTTATATTCTGGGCGAGAAAAGCATCAGCCACGGCGAGCTGCTGTCCAGCGCGAAACTGATCGGCTCGGCCTTGCATAATGCCGGGTTGCGGCATCAGGATCGGGTCGGGATCCTCTCGATGAATTCGATTGAATTTGGCGAAATCATGGCTGCCACGCAATGGGCCGGCTATATCCTCGCACCCGTCAATTTCCGGTTGGCCCCGGCTGAGATCGCCAGCATTGTCCTTGATGGCTCGCCTCGGCTGTTCTTTTTCGAAGCGCAGTATTTACCGATCATGGAGCAGTTGCGCCATGAAATGCCGTCGGTGGAGACCTTTGTCTGCATCAATGGCGAGAGCGACTGGGCAATCGACTATGAAGACTTCATCGCCACTGGCGATCCGCTCGGTCCACCGATCCGCGCTACCGAAGAAGACATCTGCTGCCTGATCTACACCAGCGGTACCACTGGAAAACCCAAAGGCGTGATCTGGGGCCACCGCGAGTATCGGCAGTTGGTTCAGGTCGATACCTGGTTGATCGACATGCAGCAACCGGACGTCACCCTGATCGTCATGCCCATGTTTCATTTGGGTGGCATGGTCATCAGCCTGTCGCAGCACGTTCGTGGCGGCGCAGCCTATCTTCAGCGTCAGTTCGAGCCCCTAGATGTGCTCAAGGCCATCGAGAAGGAGCGCTTGAGCATCCTGCTGCTGGCACCGACCATGGTGCAGATGGTGCTCGAGCACCCTTACGTGACTCAGGCCGACCTCTCCAGCGTACGCACCATCATTTACTCCGCGGCCCCCATGCCGGTGCCGGTACTGAAAAAAGCCATCGATGTGTTCAATGGCTGCAACTTCGTCAACCTGTTCGGCCAGAGTGAAATCTGCATGTTCTCGTTGTCGTCGGCCCAACACCGACCCGATGGCACTGAACAGGAGCGCAAGCGCCTGGGCTCGGTGGGCAAGCCCTACCCTAACCTTCTGGCCAAGGTGGTCGATGAGGACGGTAACGAGTGCCCGCCAAACCAGCCCGGGGAAATCCTCGCCAAGAGCAGCGCGATGTTCCGCGGTTACTGGAACAACAATGCCGCCACCCTGCAGACCCTGCGTGATGGCTGGTGCCATACCGGTGACATGGGTCGCTTCGATGAGGATGGTTTCCTGTACCTGGTCGATCGCAAGAAAGACATGATCATTACCGGTGGCGAAAACGTCTATTCACGGGAAGTCGAAGAAGCCCTGCTGCAACACGCTGTGGTATCCGAATGCGCCGTAATTGGCATTCCCGATGCCAAATGGGGTGAAAGTGTCTGTGCGGTCATCACCTTCAAACAGGGAGAAAGCACCAGCGAAGACGCCCTTATCGAGCACACGCGGTCACTGATTGCCAGTTACAAGAAGCCGAAAAAAATCATTGTGGTCGATGCGCTGCCCAAGCTGGTCACCGGCAAGGTCAACAAGATCGAACTGCGCAAGCTCTACGCACAACCGAACTGA